The following are from one region of the Mustela lutreola isolate mMusLut2 chromosome 9, mMusLut2.pri, whole genome shotgun sequence genome:
- the GID8 gene encoding glucose-induced degradation protein 8 homolog, with translation MSYAEKPDEISKDEWLEKLNNLHVQRADMNRLIMNYLVTEGFKEAAEKFRMESGIEPSVDLETLDERIKIREMILKGQIQEAIALINSLHPELLDTNRYLYFHLQQQHLIELIRQRETEAALEFAQTQLAEQGEESRECLTEMERTLALLAFDNPEESPFGDLLHMMQRQKVWSEVNQAVLDYENRESTPKLAKLLKLLLWAQNELDQKKVKYPKMTDLSKGVIEEPK, from the exons ATGAGTTACGCAGAGAAGCCTGACGAAATCTCAAAAGACGAGTGGCTGGAGAAACTCAATAACTTGCACGTGCAGCGCGCGGACATGAACCGTCTCATCATGAACTACCTGGTGACAG AGGGCTttaaggaagcagcagagaagtttCGAATGGAATCTGGGATTGAACCTAGTGTGGACTTAGAAACACTTGACGAGCGGATCAAGATCCGTGAGATGATCCTGAAAGGCCAGATCCAGGAGGCCATCGCGCTGATCAACAGCCTCCACCCCGAGCTGCTCGACACGAACCGGTACCTCTACTTCCACCTGCAG CAACAGCACCTCATAGAGCTGATCCGCCAGCGGGAGACCGAGGCGGCGCTGGAGTTCGCGCAGACGCAGCTGGCGGAGCAGGGCGAGGAGAGCAGGGAGTGCTTGACGGAGATGGAGCGCACGCTGGCCCTGCTGGCCTTCGATAACCCCGAGGAGTCGCCGTTTGGAGACCTGCTTCATATGATGCAGAGGCAGAAG GTGTGGAGCGAGGTTAACCAAGCTGTCCTAGATTATGAAAATCGGGAGTCAACACCCAAGCTGGCCAAATTACTGAAACTCCTCCTTTGGGCTCAGAATGAGCTGGACCAGAAGAAAGTCAAATATCCCAAAATGACAGACCTCAGCAAAGGTGTGATCGAGGAGCCCAAGTAG